From Haloarcula hispanica ATCC 33960, the proteins below share one genomic window:
- a CDS encoding DUF7127 family protein → MTSEQQLFDETPLRRFEYDDSVVFAADVGPAADASVDVVDGTVIVVADGHQYEQEIPAGDARAFINHGVLTIELSDGEGDN, encoded by the coding sequence ATGACTTCAGAACAGCAGTTGTTCGACGAGACGCCCCTCCGCCGATTCGAGTACGACGACAGCGTCGTGTTCGCGGCGGACGTGGGACCTGCCGCCGATGCGAGTGTCGATGTGGTCGACGGGACCGTCATCGTCGTCGCAGACGGCCACCAGTACGAACAGGAGATCCCCGCTGGCGACGCACGAGCGTTTATCAACCACGGGGTTCTCACTATCGAACTGTCAGACGGCGAGGGAGATAACTGA
- a CDS encoding CDC48 family AAA ATPase — MRLTVKPLKQKDAGRGLAAIDRAAMDELELENGDYIVLEGKQDSRAVARVWPGYPEDEGKGIVRIDGQLRQEANVGIDDPVNIEKADVNPATSVTVALPQNLRVRGNVGPMIRNNLSGQAVTQGQTVPVSFGLGPLSSMSGQKIPLKIAETEPSGTVVVTDSTDIQVSEMPAEQVHSGEGAPEASDTPDVTYEDIGGLDRELEQVREMIELPMRHPELFQQLGIEPPKGVLLHGPPGTGKTLMAKAVANEIDAYFTTISGPEIMSKYYGESEEQLREVFEEAEENAPAIVFIDEIDSIAPKRGETQGDVERRVVAQLLSLMDGLEERGQVIVIGATNRVDDIDPALRRGGRFDREIEIGVPDKKGRKEILQVHTRGMPLSEEINIENYAENTHGFVGADLATLTKESAMNALRRIRPELDLESDEIDAEVLERLEISDKDFREAMKGIEPSALREVFVEVPDVTWDSVGGLEDTKERLRETIQWPLEYEDVFESMDLEAAKGVLMYGPPGTGKTLLAKAVANEAQSNFISVKGPELLNKFVGESEKGVREVFSKARENAPTVVFFDEIDSIAGERGGGTTDSGVGERVVSQLLTELDGIEDMENVVVVATTNRPDLIDDALLRPGRLDRHVHVPVPDEEARRAIFQVHTRDKPLADGVDLDELASRTDGYVGADIEAVAREASMAATREFINSVDPEDIGDSVSNVRVTMDHFEHALSEVGPSVTEETRERYDEIEQRFDRAEPGVTDESTASRTFQ, encoded by the coding sequence ATGAGACTTACTGTTAAACCACTCAAACAGAAAGACGCTGGCCGTGGCCTCGCGGCGATTGACCGCGCCGCGATGGACGAACTCGAACTCGAGAACGGCGACTACATAGTTCTCGAGGGGAAGCAGGACAGTCGCGCTGTCGCCCGGGTCTGGCCCGGCTACCCCGAGGACGAGGGGAAGGGCATCGTCCGCATCGACGGGCAGCTCCGCCAGGAGGCCAACGTCGGTATCGACGACCCCGTCAACATCGAGAAGGCCGACGTCAACCCCGCGACCTCGGTCACCGTCGCGCTGCCCCAGAACCTTCGGGTCCGGGGCAACGTCGGTCCGATGATCCGCAACAACCTCAGCGGCCAGGCCGTCACGCAGGGCCAGACGGTTCCGGTGAGCTTCGGCCTCGGACCGCTCTCCTCGATGTCCGGCCAGAAAATCCCGCTGAAGATCGCCGAGACCGAGCCCTCCGGCACGGTCGTCGTGACCGACTCCACGGACATCCAGGTCAGCGAGATGCCCGCCGAGCAGGTCCACAGCGGCGAGGGCGCACCTGAAGCGAGCGACACTCCCGACGTGACCTACGAGGACATCGGCGGGCTCGACCGCGAACTCGAACAGGTCCGCGAGATGATCGAGCTGCCGATGCGCCACCCCGAACTGTTCCAGCAGCTCGGCATCGAGCCGCCGAAGGGCGTCCTCCTGCACGGCCCGCCCGGCACGGGCAAGACGCTGATGGCCAAGGCCGTCGCCAACGAGATCGACGCGTACTTCACCACTATCTCCGGGCCGGAGATCATGTCGAAGTACTACGGCGAGAGCGAGGAGCAACTCCGTGAGGTCTTCGAAGAGGCCGAGGAGAACGCCCCCGCTATCGTCTTCATCGACGAGATCGACTCCATCGCCCCGAAGCGTGGCGAGACCCAGGGCGACGTGGAGCGCCGCGTCGTCGCCCAGCTGCTCAGCCTGATGGACGGGCTCGAAGAGCGCGGACAGGTCATCGTCATCGGCGCGACCAACCGCGTCGACGATATCGACCCCGCCTTGCGCCGTGGCGGCCGCTTCGACCGCGAGATCGAAATCGGCGTCCCGGACAAGAAGGGCCGCAAGGAGATCCTGCAGGTCCACACCCGCGGGATGCCCCTCTCCGAGGAGATCAACATCGAGAACTACGCCGAGAACACCCACGGCTTCGTCGGCGCTGACCTCGCGACCCTCACGAAAGAGAGCGCGATGAACGCCCTCCGGCGCATCCGCCCCGAACTCGACCTCGAATCCGACGAGATCGACGCCGAGGTGCTCGAACGCCTGGAGATCAGCGACAAAGACTTCCGCGAGGCGATGAAGGGCATCGAGCCCTCCGCGCTCCGGGAAGTGTTCGTCGAAGTCCCGGACGTCACCTGGGACTCCGTCGGTGGGCTCGAAGACACCAAGGAACGGCTCCGGGAGACTATCCAGTGGCCCCTCGAGTACGAAGACGTGTTCGAGTCGATGGACCTCGAAGCCGCGAAGGGCGTACTGATGTACGGCCCGCCCGGCACCGGGAAGACGCTCTTGGCGAAGGCCGTCGCCAACGAGGCCCAGTCCAACTTCATCTCCGTGAAGGGGCCGGAACTCCTGAACAAGTTCGTGGGTGAGTCCGAGAAGGGCGTCCGCGAAGTGTTCAGCAAGGCCCGCGAGAACGCCCCGACCGTGGTGTTCTTCGACGAGATCGACTCCATCGCCGGCGAACGTGGCGGCGGCACGACCGACTCCGGCGTCGGCGAACGCGTCGTCTCCCAGCTCCTGACGGAACTGGACGGGATCGAGGACATGGAGAACGTCGTGGTCGTCGCGACCACGAACCGGCCGGACCTCATCGACGACGCGCTCCTGCGCCCCGGCCGACTCGACAGGCACGTCCATGTGCCCGTCCCGGACGAGGAAGCGCGCCGCGCCATCTTCCAGGTCCACACCCGCGACAAGCCGCTGGCCGACGGCGTCGACCTCGACGAACTGGCCAGCCGCACGGACGGCTACGTCGGCGCGGACATCGAAGCGGTCGCCCGCGAGGCGTCGATGGCCGCGACCCGGGAGTTCATCAACAGCGTGGACCCCGAGGACATCGGCGACAGTGTCAGCAACGTCCGCGTGACGATGGACCACTTCGAGCACGCGCTCTCCGAAGTCGGCCCCAGCGTCACCGAGGAGACCCGCGAGCGCTACGACGAAATCGAGCAGCGCTTCGACCGGGCCGAACCCGGCGTCACTGACGAGAGCACGGCCAGTCGCACCTTCCAGTAG
- a CDS encoding TrmB family transcriptional regulator sugar-binding domain-containing protein — MMAQPGLEIHRTQSAVIDAIQSLIDSAEESLTVAVPKSSLPEFVPQLSAAIERDVLVLLLVHGDATAPTPAYEDIATAVRTIESGITPLLVTADIQRGFTGHSGLLTDSIAEYQATEFDNENLAHDEFAMFLGTHWLMGTEHYIASVCAFPRTFSAFQFAVLMAALALRAGTAITARARVISTADRTETTISGPVINVRQSVVYPASSTNPAERSLTIETDAGPVTVGGAGATKEAYECREITLDRADDE, encoded by the coding sequence ATGATGGCACAACCGGGGCTGGAAATCCATCGGACCCAGTCGGCAGTCATCGATGCGATACAATCTCTTATCGACAGTGCCGAGGAGAGCCTCACGGTTGCGGTCCCGAAATCGTCCCTCCCGGAGTTTGTCCCGCAACTCAGCGCCGCTATCGAGCGGGATGTACTGGTACTGTTACTGGTCCACGGCGATGCGACGGCACCGACGCCCGCATACGAGGATATCGCAACGGCGGTCAGGACAATCGAGAGCGGTATTACCCCACTGCTCGTGACCGCAGATATCCAGCGCGGATTCACTGGGCATTCCGGACTGTTGACCGACTCGATAGCAGAATATCAGGCGACCGAGTTCGACAACGAAAACCTCGCTCACGACGAATTCGCGATGTTTCTCGGCACTCATTGGCTGATGGGGACGGAACACTACATCGCTAGCGTGTGTGCGTTCCCGCGAACGTTCTCCGCGTTCCAGTTCGCGGTACTCATGGCGGCGCTGGCGTTGCGCGCGGGGACGGCGATCACTGCTCGCGCTCGGGTCATCTCGACTGCGGACCGGACGGAGACGACGATATCGGGACCGGTGATAAACGTCCGGCAGAGCGTCGTCTATCCCGCATCGAGCACGAACCCGGCCGAACGGTCACTCACTATCGAGACCGATGCCGGACCGGTCACTGTCGGCGGGGCCGGTGCGACGAAGGAAGCCTACGAGTGTCGCGAGATCACGCTGGACAGGGCTGACGACGAATAA
- a CDS encoding sensor histidine kinase, translating into MKSQPTVLFVRSPSQDRAAISMLRDSDLTVHEFDGVRDLECALGDYDTDCVVTNCEVENPDGTQYLGGLTLIDRLQRNHPELPVVLFAEVTNGDIAREAYSRDVFGYVPSTVSDAHQRLLARVDAAVASSPARQRANKRKQLNEAVRLVNQALVRSQSRVDIERDITAVLAGTARYSEACTVTCQHDRPVVRALGSQRDRVSITVPEPLCRAESEDRLVVADIDPATFANDTDALETDCARVLAVPLVYDGTSYGVLGVYADRVDIFDTEEQDTFREVGHNIALAIDASQTKDALQQRTTELERQKERLRELAQIISHELRNPLQAAMGRVELLAAEHAAEEFDAIQRSHTRMSFLIDDLMEIARQGGRQYIVEPVTLSDVMANAWTTVDTDGSTIEIDCTETILADSGRLCQLAENFFRFATEQGNTEKITITDTVDGFALEHDGTPLETGNEKPFELYYASSDEGVGLHLAVIREIAHGHGWETALSNDSTGRVRLDVTNVERPAAKTT; encoded by the coding sequence ATGAAGTCACAGCCCACCGTCCTGTTTGTCCGTAGTCCGAGCCAGGACAGGGCCGCGATTTCGATGCTCCGGGACAGTGATCTCACCGTCCACGAGTTCGACGGTGTTCGCGATCTGGAGTGTGCGCTCGGCGACTACGACACGGACTGTGTCGTCACGAACTGCGAAGTGGAGAACCCGGACGGGACACAGTATCTCGGTGGGTTGACCCTTATCGATCGACTGCAACGAAATCACCCCGAACTCCCGGTCGTCCTCTTTGCCGAGGTGACAAACGGCGACATCGCCCGCGAGGCCTACAGCCGCGACGTGTTCGGCTACGTTCCGAGCACAGTGAGCGACGCTCACCAGCGGCTCCTAGCGCGGGTCGACGCCGCCGTCGCTTCCAGCCCGGCCCGTCAACGGGCGAACAAGCGAAAACAGCTCAACGAGGCCGTCCGGCTGGTCAATCAAGCGCTCGTCCGCTCACAGTCGCGGGTGGATATCGAACGCGACATCACGGCGGTTCTGGCGGGCACAGCCAGATACAGCGAGGCCTGTACGGTGACCTGTCAGCACGACAGGCCAGTCGTTCGAGCGCTGGGTTCACAGCGTGACCGCGTCTCCATCACCGTGCCGGAGCCGTTGTGCCGCGCCGAGTCGGAGGACCGACTGGTCGTTGCGGATATCGACCCAGCAACGTTCGCAAATGACACAGACGCACTGGAAACGGACTGCGCCCGAGTTCTCGCTGTCCCACTGGTGTACGATGGGACGTCGTACGGCGTCCTCGGAGTGTACGCAGACCGCGTCGATATCTTCGACACGGAAGAACAGGACACGTTCCGGGAGGTCGGCCACAACATCGCGCTGGCTATCGACGCGAGCCAGACGAAAGACGCGCTCCAGCAGCGGACGACGGAACTGGAACGACAAAAAGAGCGACTCCGAGAGCTCGCACAGATAATCTCACACGAGCTCCGGAACCCGCTTCAGGCGGCGATGGGACGAGTCGAACTGCTAGCCGCGGAACACGCCGCCGAGGAGTTCGACGCCATCCAGCGCAGCCACACCCGCATGTCATTTCTCATCGACGACCTCATGGAAATCGCCCGTCAGGGCGGCCGACAGTACATCGTCGAGCCGGTAACACTCTCCGACGTGATGGCGAACGCCTGGACGACGGTCGACACCGACGGGTCGACCATCGAAATCGACTGTACCGAGACGATACTGGCCGATAGTGGCCGACTGTGTCAGCTCGCGGAGAACTTCTTCCGGTTCGCGACGGAGCAGGGCAATACCGAGAAGATAACGATCACGGACACGGTCGACGGGTTCGCCCTCGAACACGACGGCACCCCGTTGGAGACGGGAAACGAGAAACCGTTTGAACTCTACTACGCCTCCAGTGACGAAGGGGTTGGGCTCCACCTCGCCGTGATCCGGGAAATCGCACACGGTCACGGGTGGGAAACCGCCCTCTCCAACGACTCGACGGGACGGGTCCGACTGGACGTAACCAACGTCGAGCGGCCGGCAGCGAAAACCACGTAA
- a CDS encoding DUF420 domain-containing protein, with product MDLQARYRVPALTGLLTVVSLALVFGAVLGAIPQSALPAAPASVLGAIPHANAVVSALAIGTIVGGIRAIRRGDVARHRKLMLSSFGLFALFLVLYLYRITLEGPTDFTGPAVVETYFYLPFLAIHILLAIIAIPAVYYVLLLAYTYPVSELPSTNHPRAGKLAAGLWLISFSMGIAVYAMLYLVW from the coding sequence ATGGATCTCCAGGCTCGGTATCGCGTGCCAGCACTCACTGGCCTGTTGACGGTCGTGTCGCTCGCGCTCGTGTTCGGGGCCGTTCTCGGGGCGATTCCACAGTCCGCTCTCCCGGCTGCGCCCGCGAGCGTACTCGGGGCGATCCCCCACGCCAACGCCGTGGTCAGCGCCCTCGCTATCGGAACAATCGTCGGCGGTATCCGAGCGATCCGCCGCGGCGATGTCGCCCGACACCGGAAGCTGATGCTCTCCTCGTTCGGCCTGTTCGCTCTGTTTCTCGTCCTGTACCTCTACCGGATAACGCTTGAAGGGCCGACGGACTTCACCGGCCCGGCAGTCGTCGAGACGTACTTCTATCTCCCCTTCCTCGCTATCCACATCCTGCTTGCCATCATCGCCATCCCAGCGGTGTACTACGTCCTGCTGCTGGCCTACACGTACCCCGTCTCGGAACTGCCGTCGACGAACCACCCGCGGGCCGGAAAGCTGGCCGCGGGGCTGTGGCTGATCTCCTTCTCGATGGGTATCGCCGTCTACGCGATGCTGTATCTGGTCTGGTAA